The Acipenser ruthenus chromosome 27, fAciRut3.2 maternal haplotype, whole genome shotgun sequence genome includes a window with the following:
- the LOC117432210 gene encoding ras-related and estrogen-regulated growth inhibitor-like isoform X2 gives MTVRFITKRFIGEYDPTLETIYRHEAAISGEVVHFEILDTAGQEEDALLIEEKIKWGDGFVIVYSVTDRCSFDEVMRLCFLVNHIHSNSRKGSSDPPPIIIVANKRDLEFDRMVTTEDGENLSKTLKHPFCEVSTRDSYEETVVVFHTLYSEMMKQLSSSPTSFRRRAVSKLMDKIPKIHANSTLGSTGRSFSFNSFRDFLPESAKVRCGGLSSQCEGDILISERRLLKTVCA, from the exons ATGACAGTTCGGTTcatcaccaagagattcatcggGGAATACGATCCAACACTAG AAACTATTTACAGACATGAAGCTGCAATAAGTGGAGAAGTTGTTCACTTTGAAATCTTAGACACTGCTGGGCAG GAAGAAGATGCCTTACTCATAGAAGAAAAGATTAAGTGGGGCGATGGTTTTGTAATCGTGTACTCTGTGACGGACAGATGCAGCTTCGACGAGGTGATGAGGCTGTGTTTCCTGGTCAACCACATTCACTCCAACTCCAGGAAAGGGAGCAGCGACCCCCCGCCCATCATAATCGTGGCCAATAAGCGGGACCTGGAGTTCGACAGGATGGTCACCACTGAGGACGGAGAGAACCTTTCCAAGACCCTCAAACATCCATTCTGTGAGGTTTCCACCAGGGACAGTTACGAGGAAACAGTGGTGGTCTTTCACACGCTTTACAGCGAAATGATGAAGCAGCTGAGCTCCTCTCCCACCTCCTTCCGCAGAAGAGCCGTTTCCAAACTGATGGATAAAATCCCAAAGATCCATGCAAACTCCACGCTGGGGTCCACCGGCAGGAGCTTTAGTTTCAATTCGTTTAGAGACTTCCTGCCTGA ATCTGCCAAGGTGAGATGTGGCGGTTTATCTTCACAATGCGAGGGTGACATCTTGATAAGTGAACGGAGGCTGTTAAAGACTGTCTGTGCCTGA
- the LOC117432380 gene encoding large ribosomal subunit protein bL21m-like has protein sequence MAVTVVRCCGELLRGSCRLTGKIIPSPVYLRAGSLLSTAVRHQSWQKSKLIPGYVPETSLSRPPWPEVKLPNPSEVTKQHAEVVQKVNSLVAAGQYGRLFAVVHFASRQWKVTNEDLILIENHIDAECGERIRMEKVLLVAGADFTLIGKPLLGRDLVRVEATVIEKTESWPKVHMRFWKRHRYQRKRIIVQPQTVLRINSIEVAPSLS, from the exons ATGGCGGTGACTGTGGTGCGGTGCTGTGGGGAACTTTTGCGGGGATCGTGCAGGTTAACCGGGAAAATCATTCCCTCACCGGTGTACCTTCGAGCAG GTTCCCTGTTGTCAACTGCTGTGAGGCATCAAAGTTGGCAGAAGTCTAAACTGATTCCTGG GTATGTCCCAGAAACCTCCTTATCCAGACCACCTTGGCCTGAAGTGAAACTCCCAAACCCATCTGAGGTGACAAAGCAGCATGCAG AAGTTGTGCAGAAAGTGAACAGTCTTGTTGCAGCAGGGCAGTACGGGAGGCTGTTTGCGGTTGTGCACTTTGCTAGTCGTCAGTGGAAGGTAACAAACGAAGACTTGATACTGATAGAAAACCACATAGATGCTGAATGCGGGGAGCGAATCAGAATGGAAAAG GTGTTACTGGTTGCTGGGGCTGACTTCACTTTAATAGGAAAGCCACTTCTTGG GCGAGACTTAGTGCGAGTCGAGGCAACGGTGATCGAGAAGACTGAATCCTGGCCCAAAGTACACATGCGCTTTTGGAAAAGACACCGATACCAGAGAAAAAGAA taaTTGTGCAGCCGCAGACAGTACTGAGGATCAATAGCATTGAAGTTGCCCCAAGCTTGTCCTGA
- the LOC117432210 gene encoding ras-related and estrogen-regulated growth inhibitor-like isoform X1, producing the protein MSSNFALPRPLRRSGSLPASRTIRIVVLGQGAVGKTAMTVRFITKRFIGEYDPTLETIYRHEAAISGEVVHFEILDTAGQEEDALLIEEKIKWGDGFVIVYSVTDRCSFDEVMRLCFLVNHIHSNSRKGSSDPPPIIIVANKRDLEFDRMVTTEDGENLSKTLKHPFCEVSTRDSYEETVVVFHTLYSEMMKQLSSSPTSFRRRAVSKLMDKIPKIHANSTLGSTGRSFSFNSFRDFLPESAKVRCGGLSSQCEGDILISERRLLKTVCA; encoded by the exons ATGAGCTCTAATTTTGCTTTACCCAGACCTTTGAGGCGATCTGGCAGTCTCCCTGCCTCGAGGACTATTCGGATAGTAGTCTTGGGACAAGGCGCGGTTGGAAAAACAG CCATGACAGTTCGGTTcatcaccaagagattcatcggGGAATACGATCCAACACTAG AAACTATTTACAGACATGAAGCTGCAATAAGTGGAGAAGTTGTTCACTTTGAAATCTTAGACACTGCTGGGCAG GAAGAAGATGCCTTACTCATAGAAGAAAAGATTAAGTGGGGCGATGGTTTTGTAATCGTGTACTCTGTGACGGACAGATGCAGCTTCGACGAGGTGATGAGGCTGTGTTTCCTGGTCAACCACATTCACTCCAACTCCAGGAAAGGGAGCAGCGACCCCCCGCCCATCATAATCGTGGCCAATAAGCGGGACCTGGAGTTCGACAGGATGGTCACCACTGAGGACGGAGAGAACCTTTCCAAGACCCTCAAACATCCATTCTGTGAGGTTTCCACCAGGGACAGTTACGAGGAAACAGTGGTGGTCTTTCACACGCTTTACAGCGAAATGATGAAGCAGCTGAGCTCCTCTCCCACCTCCTTCCGCAGAAGAGCCGTTTCCAAACTGATGGATAAAATCCCAAAGATCCATGCAAACTCCACGCTGGGGTCCACCGGCAGGAGCTTTAGTTTCAATTCGTTTAGAGACTTCCTGCCTGA ATCTGCCAAGGTGAGATGTGGCGGTTTATCTTCACAATGCGAGGGTGACATCTTGATAAGTGAACGGAGGCTGTTAAAGACTGTCTGTGCCTGA